From Streptomyces sp. 6-11-2, one genomic window encodes:
- a CDS encoding winged helix-turn-helix domain-containing protein, giving the protein MRYPQGGGLTPERQAFRERIRMEAAERFGAGASNAEVAKDLRVSVRSVQRWRRAWQNTGTDGLRSVGPVSLPRLSEKLFAVLEQELAKGPVAQGWPDQTWTLARIKTLIGRRLHKSFTLSGISQMLRRHGWSHQVPARRALERDDVAVAGWVKETFPHVEAPRRRSTPTSSSRTRPASR; this is encoded by the coding sequence ATGAGGTATCCGCAGGGTGGTGGGCTGACGCCTGAACGGCAGGCGTTTCGTGAGCGGATCCGGATGGAGGCCGCCGAACGGTTCGGCGCCGGGGCCTCCAACGCGGAGGTCGCCAAGGACTTACGGGTGAGCGTGCGTTCGGTTCAGCGGTGGCGCCGGGCCTGGCAGAACACCGGCACGGACGGTCTTCGGTCGGTGGGACCAGTGTCGCTGCCCAGGCTGAGCGAGAAGCTGTTCGCCGTACTGGAGCAGGAGTTGGCCAAGGGCCCGGTCGCGCAAGGCTGGCCGGACCAGACCTGGACGCTGGCCCGGATCAAGACCTTGATCGGGCGGCGGTTGCACAAGTCGTTCACACTCTCGGGCATCTCGCAGATGCTGCGTCGCCACGGCTGGAGCCACCAGGTCCCGGCCCGACGAGCACTCGAGCGGGACGACGTGGCCGTAGCCGGGTGGGTGAAGGAGACCTTCCCGCACGTGGAAGCACCGCGGCGGCGCTCGACGCCTACCTCGTCTTCGAGGACGAGGCCGGCTTCTCGATGA
- a CDS encoding macro domain-containing protein yields the protein MQLAITAILTITGIALQIWSSAPSRAERQYALQLPSVLLYSLAAALFLFSVFPDSLTEGRALGFGLSGAAGFAAFFMLSSFTWLAKTRRRDELAAQLKKAQRENTALRRKLTGERSSGEGPRPLAQSTRYDVPLRGSRRHRIGVVTGNLANVLGVDVWVNPENTRMEMSRVDEPTVSAAIRYHGGRRDDTGHLVDDVIAKELAERMDGRQHVSAGQVVVTGPGELLESHQVRKIVHVAAVEGEPGSGYRQVMDLARCARNILSEVDRLAEAGEPLRSVVLPLLGTGGGNSDLHRTVDTLLAATVSYFEAHPASRIRIVYLLAYTDVQEAVCRTALDTRPELSTGA from the coding sequence TTGCAGCTCGCCATCACGGCGATCCTCACCATCACCGGCATCGCCCTACAGATCTGGTCGTCCGCGCCGAGCCGGGCCGAGCGACAGTACGCCCTCCAACTCCCTTCCGTTCTGCTGTATTCGCTCGCCGCGGCGCTCTTCCTGTTCTCGGTCTTCCCGGATTCGCTGACGGAGGGCAGGGCGTTGGGGTTCGGCCTCAGCGGTGCGGCGGGATTCGCCGCCTTCTTCATGCTGAGTTCCTTCACTTGGCTCGCCAAGACTCGCCGACGGGACGAACTGGCTGCCCAGTTGAAGAAGGCTCAGCGCGAGAACACTGCTCTGCGGCGGAAGCTGACGGGTGAAAGGTCCTCGGGAGAGGGGCCGCGCCCACTCGCGCAGTCCACGCGGTACGACGTCCCCCTGCGCGGCAGCCGACGGCACCGGATCGGAGTGGTTACCGGCAATCTCGCGAATGTGCTCGGCGTCGATGTGTGGGTCAATCCAGAGAACACCCGCATGGAGATGTCCCGCGTCGACGAGCCGACCGTCTCCGCTGCGATCCGCTATCACGGGGGCCGCCGGGATGACACTGGGCATCTGGTCGACGACGTCATTGCCAAGGAGCTCGCCGAGCGGATGGATGGCCGGCAGCACGTGTCGGCGGGCCAAGTGGTGGTCACCGGGCCAGGCGAGCTGCTGGAGAGTCATCAGGTTCGGAAGATCGTGCATGTTGCTGCGGTCGAGGGGGAACCCGGCTCTGGCTACCGCCAGGTGATGGACCTGGCGCGGTGCGCCCGCAACATCCTGTCTGAGGTTGACCGGCTTGCCGAGGCCGGGGAGCCACTGCGCTCGGTAGTCCTGCCGCTGCTGGGAACCGGCGGGGGCAACAGCGATCTACACCGCACTGTGGATACCCTGCTGGCGGCCACCGTGAGCTACTTTGAAGCCCATCCGGCGTCTCGCATCCGGATCGTCTATCTGCTGGCGTACACGGATGTGCAGGAGGCCGTCTGCCGGACCGCCCTCGACACGCGTCCCGAGCTTTCGACGGGGGCCTGA
- a CDS encoding SigE family RNA polymerase sigma factor, translated as MRSADLEEFRGFAEDRLPHLRRTAYLMCGDWHQAEDITQTALTKLYAVWGRRHRIDNLEAYAHRVLTRACIDHTRRRWRREDPTPALPDRAGPGADPTLGLQVRAALAVLPPRQRAVVVLRFWADLDIKATAKALGCTVGTVKTHSSRALTRLRELLGESDPFNELSVAPAPLKEML; from the coding sequence GTGCGTAGCGCAGACCTGGAGGAGTTCCGCGGCTTCGCCGAGGACCGGTTGCCGCACCTGCGGCGAACCGCGTACCTGATGTGTGGCGACTGGCACCAAGCCGAGGACATCACGCAGACCGCGTTGACCAAGCTGTACGCGGTGTGGGGCAGACGGCATCGGATCGACAACCTGGAGGCCTACGCCCACCGGGTGTTGACCCGGGCCTGCATCGACCACACTCGGCGCCGCTGGCGGCGCGAGGACCCGACGCCCGCACTGCCCGACCGGGCCGGCCCGGGCGCCGACCCCACGCTCGGCCTGCAGGTGCGCGCCGCGCTGGCCGTCCTGCCGCCGCGGCAGCGGGCCGTGGTGGTCCTGCGGTTCTGGGCCGACCTGGACATCAAGGCCACCGCCAAGGCGCTCGGCTGCACCGTCGGCACGGTCAAGACCCACAGCTCCCGGGCCCTCACCCGACTGCGTGAGCTGCTCGGCGAGAGCGACCCGTTCAACGAACTGTCCGTTGCCCCTGCTCCCCTGAAGGAAATGCTGTGA
- a CDS encoding site-specific integrase, with the protein MVWTPEHTGLFLDHIAEDRLYALFHLIAFRGLRRGEACGQKWTDTHLDAGLITVAKQLVVDGWEVYEDDPKTDAGARTIALDSDTVQALKRHRAQQDKDREEWASAWVETGRVFAKENGEMLHPANVTRRFIELYEEIGLPPIRLHDLRHGAATLAHAAGADLKDIQEMLGHSSITITADTYTSLLPEADLAIAEAAARLVPRAQRVLDGADPSGEISGPGAPSAHAPLTQTAPDERSEAE; encoded by the coding sequence ATGGTCTGGACGCCGGAGCACACCGGCCTCTTCCTCGATCACATCGCGGAGGACCGCCTGTACGCGCTGTTCCACCTGATCGCGTTCCGCGGACTGCGACGGGGCGAGGCGTGCGGACAGAAGTGGACCGACACCCACCTGGACGCCGGTCTCATCACCGTCGCCAAGCAACTCGTCGTGGACGGCTGGGAGGTGTACGAGGACGACCCCAAGACCGATGCCGGCGCGCGCACCATCGCGCTCGACTCCGACACGGTCCAGGCCCTCAAGCGGCACCGTGCCCAGCAGGACAAGGACCGCGAGGAGTGGGCGAGCGCCTGGGTGGAGACGGGACGCGTCTTCGCCAAGGAGAACGGCGAGATGCTCCACCCCGCCAATGTCACCCGGCGCTTCATCGAGCTGTACGAGGAGATCGGTCTCCCGCCCATCCGGCTCCACGACCTCCGCCACGGCGCTGCGACGCTGGCCCACGCGGCTGGGGCCGACCTGAAGGACATCCAGGAGATGCTCGGCCACTCCTCGATCACCATCACGGCCGACACCTACACGAGCCTGCTGCCCGAGGCGGACCTGGCGATTGCCGAAGCCGCAGCCCGGCTCGTGCCGCGCGCCCAGCGCGTGCTGGATGGTGCTGATCCATCCGGAGAGATATCGGGGCCTGGCGCCCCGTCCGCTCACGCACCGCTCACGCAAACGGCCCCGGACGAGAGGTCCGAGGCCGAATAG
- a CDS encoding transposase, whose product MTPPTARTWSRRGVTPVVTVRGRSQRRISIAALACYKPGERSRLIYRPMVHPDHKAGGRRSFAWTDYRNLLIRAHQQLGKPIVLVWDNLNVHRDRRLRAFIDAQDWVTVHFLPPYAPHLNPVEGIWSLLRRRCQANTAFTDPAHLMRALRRGLRQAQYQPDLIDGCLAGTGLTLTTPHLQRQ is encoded by the coding sequence ATGACGCCGCCGACCGCCCGCACCTGGTCCCGTCGTGGCGTCACCCCGGTCGTCACGGTGAGGGGACGCTCCCAGCGGCGGATCTCGATCGCGGCCCTGGCCTGCTACAAACCCGGCGAGCGCTCACGGCTCATCTACCGGCCCATGGTCCACCCGGACCACAAGGCGGGCGGGCGACGCAGCTTCGCGTGGACCGACTACCGCAACCTGCTCATCAGGGCCCACCAGCAGCTCGGCAAGCCGATCGTCCTGGTCTGGGACAATCTCAACGTCCACCGCGACCGCCGCTTACGCGCGTTCATCGACGCCCAGGACTGGGTCACCGTCCACTTCCTGCCTCCGTACGCGCCGCACCTCAATCCGGTCGAGGGCATCTGGTCCCTGCTCCGCAGGCGCTGCCAGGCCAATACCGCCTTCACCGACCCCGCCCATCTCATGCGCGCCCTCCGGCGGGGACTGCGCCAGGCCCAGTACCAGCCCGACCTCATCGACGGATGCCTTGCCGGCACCGGACTCACCCTGACGACACCACACCTACAACGTCAGTAG